In a single window of the Oncorhynchus tshawytscha isolate Ot180627B unplaced genomic scaffold, Otsh_v2.0 Un_contig_3182_pilon_pilon, whole genome shotgun sequence genome:
- the LOC121845295 gene encoding C-type lectin domain family 4 member M-like isoform X2, producing the protein MQTMDIDDDTSPNKPSVTFSANFQWWKRPSGIAAVCLGLLCVLLLAGIIGLSVYYGVIDHHYSTEGDQQTSYSLLTKEGDLQPTSYNNLTKEGAELQSSYNTLTQERDELQTSYNTLTKERDELQTSYNTLTEERDQLQNSLTTRTAEREKLQNSLNSRTAERDQLQNSLNTRTTERDQLQNSLTTKTKEKDQLQNTLTTITRERDQLQNNLNTTTTERDQLQNSLNTRTTERDQLQTSYNTLTKKRDQLQNSLNSRTAERDQLQNSLNTRTTERDQLQTSYNTLTKKRDQLQNSLTTKTKEKDQLQNTLTTITRERDQLQNSLTTRTKDRDQQQNSLKVMTADRDQLKNSLNSRTKERDQLQNNLNTRTTEKNQLQNSLTTKTKEKDQLQNTLTTITRERDQLQNNLNTTTTERDQFKTRLRFYEKPCLDGWWKFGTSCYYVSSTMDSSGAGQKECRTMGGELVIINSREEQIFIHGFKKNVWIGTYKKDRIWKWVDDTPFKPTYWMEGEPNNFHGECVEISQTASDPLKSWKVATCTSNYLVCEKPFTP; encoded by the exons ATGCAGACCATGGATATTGATGATGACACGTCTCCCAACAAGCCCAGTGTTACATTTTCAG CTAATTTTCAGTGGTGGAAGAGACCCTCTGGAATTGCTGCAGTGTGTCTggggctgctgtgtgttctcctattggctgggatcataggcctgtctgtctact ATGGAGTCATTGATCATCACTACTCAACAGAGGGAGACCAACAGACCAGTTACAGCCTTCTGACTAAAGAAGGAGATCTGCAACCAACCAGTTATAATAACTTGACAAAAGAGGGAGCCGAGCTACAGAGCAGTTACAACACCTTAACTCAAGAGAGAGAcgagctacagaccagttacaacaccctgactaaagagagagacgagctacagaccagttataacaccctgactgaagagagagaccagctacagaacaGTCTCACCACAAGGACTGCTGAAAGGGAGAAATTACAGAATAGTCTTAACTCAAGGACCGCTGAGAGAGACCAGTTGCAGAATAGTCTAAATACCAGAACCactgagagagaccagctacagaataGTCTCACAACCAAAACTAAGGAGAAAGACCAGTTGCAGAATACTCTCACCACAATAACTCGGGAGAGAGACCAGTTGCAGAATAATCTAAATACCACGACCactgagagagaccagctacagaataGTCTAAATACCAGAACCactgagagagaccagctacagaccagttacaacaccctgactaaaaagagagaccagttacagaaTAGTCTTAACTCAAGGACCGCTGAGAGAGACCAGTTGCAGAATAGTCTAAATACCAGAACCactgagagagaccagctacagaccagttacaacaccctgactaaaaagagagaccagttacagaaTAGTCTCACAACAAAAACTAAGGAGAAAGACCAGTTGCAGAATACTCTCACCACAATAACTcgggagagagaccagctacagaataGTCTCACCACGAGGACCAAAGACAGGGACCAGCAGCAAAATAGTCTTAAAGTTATGACTGCTGATAGGGATCAATTGAAGAATAGTCTTAACTCACGgaccaaagagagagaccagttgcAGAATAATCTAAATACTAGGACCACAGAGAAAAACCAGCTACAGAATAGTCTCACAACCAAAACTAAGGAGAAAGACCAGTTGCAGAATACTCTCACCACAATAACTCGGGAGAGAGACCAGTTGCAGAATAATCTAAATACCACGACCACTGAGAGAGACCAGTTTAAAACCAGGCTTAGGTTCTATG AGAAACCCTGTCTGGATGGATGGTGGAAGTTTGGCACCAGCTGTTATTATGTCTCCTCCACGATGGACTCATCTGGGGCCGGTCAGAAGGAGTGCAGAACAATGGGAGGAGAGTTGGTTATTATAAACAGCAGAGAAGAACAG ATATTTATCCATGGATTTAAGAAGAATGTCTGGATTGGTAC ATATAAAAAAGACAGAATCTGGAAGTGGGTTGACGACACACCATTTAAACCTAC
- the LOC121845295 gene encoding CD209 antigen-like protein B isoform X4 produces MQTMDIDDDTSPNKPSVTFSANFQWWKRPSGIAAVCLGLLCVLLLAGIIGLSVYYGVIDHHYSTEGDQQTSYSLLTKEGDLQPTSYNNLTKEGAELQSSYNTLTQERDELQTSYNTLTKERDELQTSYNTLTEERDQLQNSLTTRTAEREKLQNSLNSRTAERDQLQNSLNTRTTERDQLQNSLTTKTKEKDQLQNTLTTITRERDQLQNSLTTRTKDRDQQQNSLKVMTADRDQLKNSLNSRTKERDQLQNNLNTRTTEKNQLQNSLTTKTKEKDQLQNTLTTITRERDQLQNNLNTTTTERDQFKTRLRFYEKPCLDGWWKFGTSCYYVSSTMDSSGAGQKECRTMGGELVIINSREEQIFIHGFKKNVWIGTYKKDGIWEWVDDTPFKPTYWMEGEPNNLNDKAACVEISQTASDPLKSWKDGPCIPKHWVCEKPFTP; encoded by the exons ATGCAGACCATGGATATTGATGATGACACGTCTCCCAACAAGCCCAGTGTTACATTTTCAG CTAATTTTCAGTGGTGGAAGAGACCCTCTGGAATTGCTGCAGTGTGTCTggggctgctgtgtgttctcctattggctgggatcataggcctgtctgtctact ATGGAGTCATTGATCATCACTACTCAACAGAGGGAGACCAACAGACCAGTTACAGCCTTCTGACTAAAGAAGGAGATCTGCAACCAACCAGTTATAATAACTTGACAAAAGAGGGAGCCGAGCTACAGAGCAGTTACAACACCTTAACTCAAGAGAGAGAcgagctacagaccagttacaacaccctgactaaagagagagacgagctacagaccagttataacaccctgactgaagagagagaccagctacagaacaGTCTCACCACAAGGACTGCTGAAAGGGAGAAATTACAGAATAGTCTTAACTCAAGGACCGCTGAGAGAGACCAGTTGCAGAATAGTCTAAATACCAGAACCactgagagagaccagctacagaataGTCTCACAACCAAAACTAAG GAGAAAGACCAGTTGCAGAATACTCTCACCACAATAACTcgggagagagaccagctacagaataGTCTCACCACGAGGACCAAAGACAGGGACCAGCAGCAAAATAGTCTTAAAGTTATGACTGCTGATAGGGATCAATTGAAGAATAGTCTTAACTCACGgaccaaagagagagaccagttgcAGAATAATCTAAATACTAGGACCACAGAGAAAAACCAGCTACAGAATAGTCTCACAACCAAAACTAAGGAGAAAGACCAGTTGCAGAATACTCTCACCACAATAACTCGGGAGAGAGACCAGTTGCAGAATAATCTAAATACCACGACCACTGAGAGAGACCAGTTTAAAACCAGGCTTAGGTTCTATG AGAAACCCTGTCTGGATGGATGGTGGAAGTTTGGCACCAGCTGTTATTATGTCTCCTCCACGATGGACTCATCTGGGGCCGGTCAGAAGGAGTGCAGAACAATGGGAGGAGAGTTGGTTATTATAAACAGCAGAGAAGAACAG ATATTTATCCATGGATTTAAGAAGAATGTCTGGATTGGTACATATAAAAAAGATGGAATCTGGGAGTGGGTTGACGACACACCATTTAAACCTAC ATATTGGATGGAAGGGGAACCTAACAACTTGAATGACAAGGCGGCTTGTGTTGAGATCTCACAGACGGCATCAGACCCACTGAAGAGTTGGAAGGATGGACCGTGTATTCCAAAACACTGGGTGTGTGAAAAACCGTTCACACCGTAG
- the LOC121845295 gene encoding C-type lectin domain family 4 member M-like isoform X1, whose translation MQTMDIDDDTSPNKPSVTFSANFQWWKRPSGIAAVCLGLLCVLLLAGIIGLSVYYGVIDHHYSTEGDQQTSYSLLTKEGDLQPTSYNNLTKEGAELQSSYNTLTQERDELQTSYNTLTKERDELQTSYNTLTEERDQLQNSLTTRTAEREKLQNSLNSRTAERDQLQNSLNTRTTERDQLQNSLTTKTKEKDQLQNTLTTITRERDQLQNNLNTTTTERDQLQNSLNTRTTERDQLQTSYNTLTKKRDQLQNSLNSRTAERDQLQNSLNTRTTERDQLQTSYNTLTKKRDQLQNSLTTKTKEKDQLQNTLTTITRERDQLQNSLTTRTKDRDQQQNSLKVMTADRDQLKNSLNSRTKERDQLQNNLNTRTTEKNQLQNSLTTKTKEKDQLQNTLTTITRERDQLQNNLNTTTTERDQFKTRLRFYEKPCLDGWWKFGTSCYYVSSTMDSSGAGQKECRTMGGELVIINSREEQIFIHGFKKNVWIGTYKKDGIWEWVDDTPFKPTYWMEGEPNNLNDKAACVEISQTASDPLKSWKDGPCIPKHWVCEKPFTP comes from the exons ATGCAGACCATGGATATTGATGATGACACGTCTCCCAACAAGCCCAGTGTTACATTTTCAG CTAATTTTCAGTGGTGGAAGAGACCCTCTGGAATTGCTGCAGTGTGTCTggggctgctgtgtgttctcctattggctgggatcataggcctgtctgtctact ATGGAGTCATTGATCATCACTACTCAACAGAGGGAGACCAACAGACCAGTTACAGCCTTCTGACTAAAGAAGGAGATCTGCAACCAACCAGTTATAATAACTTGACAAAAGAGGGAGCCGAGCTACAGAGCAGTTACAACACCTTAACTCAAGAGAGAGAcgagctacagaccagttacaacaccctgactaaagagagagacgagctacagaccagttataacaccctgactgaagagagagaccagctacagaacaGTCTCACCACAAGGACTGCTGAAAGGGAGAAATTACAGAATAGTCTTAACTCAAGGACCGCTGAGAGAGACCAGTTGCAGAATAGTCTAAATACCAGAACCactgagagagaccagctacagaataGTCTCACAACCAAAACTAAGGAGAAAGACCAGTTGCAGAATACTCTCACCACAATAACTCGGGAGAGAGACCAGTTGCAGAATAATCTAAATACCACGACCactgagagagaccagctacagaataGTCTAAATACCAGAACCactgagagagaccagctacagaccagttacaacaccctgactaaaaagagagaccagttacagaaTAGTCTTAACTCAAGGACCGCTGAGAGAGACCAGTTGCAGAATAGTCTAAATACCAGAACCactgagagagaccagctacagaccagttacaacaccctgactaaaaagagagaccagttacagaaTAGTCTCACAACAAAAACTAAGGAGAAAGACCAGTTGCAGAATACTCTCACCACAATAACTcgggagagagaccagctacagaataGTCTCACCACGAGGACCAAAGACAGGGACCAGCAGCAAAATAGTCTTAAAGTTATGACTGCTGATAGGGATCAATTGAAGAATAGTCTTAACTCACGgaccaaagagagagaccagttgcAGAATAATCTAAATACTAGGACCACAGAGAAAAACCAGCTACAGAATAGTCTCACAACCAAAACTAAGGAGAAAGACCAGTTGCAGAATACTCTCACCACAATAACTCGGGAGAGAGACCAGTTGCAGAATAATCTAAATACCACGACCACTGAGAGAGACCAGTTTAAAACCAGGCTTAGGTTCTATG AGAAACCCTGTCTGGATGGATGGTGGAAGTTTGGCACCAGCTGTTATTATGTCTCCTCCACGATGGACTCATCTGGGGCCGGTCAGAAGGAGTGCAGAACAATGGGAGGAGAGTTGGTTATTATAAACAGCAGAGAAGAACAG ATATTTATCCATGGATTTAAGAAGAATGTCTGGATTGGTACATATAAAAAAGATGGAATCTGGGAGTGGGTTGACGACACACCATTTAAACCTAC ATATTGGATGGAAGGGGAACCTAACAACTTGAATGACAAGGCGGCTTGTGTTGAGATCTCACAGACGGCATCAGACCCACTGAAGAGTTGGAAGGATGGACCGTGTATTCCAAAACACTGGGTGTGTGAAAAACCGTTCACACCGTAG
- the LOC121845295 gene encoding centrosomal protein of 135 kDa-like isoform X3 encodes MQTMDIDDDTSPNKPSVTFSANFQWWKRPSGIAAVCLGLLCVLLLAGIIGLSVYYGVIDHHYSTEGDQQTSYSLLTKEGDLQPTSYNNLTKEGAELQSSYNTLTQERDELQTSYNTLTKERDELQTSYNTLTEERDQLQNSLTTRTAEREKLQNSLNSRTAERDQLQNSLNTRTTERDQLQNSLTTKTKEKDQLQNTLTTITRERDQLQNNLNTTTTERDQLQNSLNTRTTERDQLQTSYNTLTKKRDQLQNSLNSRTAERDQLQNSLNTRTTERDQLQTSYNTLTKKRDQLQNSLTTKTKEKDQLQNTLTTITRERDQLQNSLTTRTKDRDQQQNSLKVMTADRDQLKNSLNSRTKERDQLQNNLNTRTTEKNQLQNSLTTKTKEKDQLQNTLTTITRERDQLQNNLNTTTTERDQFKTRLRFYGECSLSFSYFRRIILLHTFTCLQFCCVYLRETLSGWMVEVWHQLLLCLLHDGLIWGRSEGVQNNGRRVGYYKQQRRTDIYPWI; translated from the exons ATGCAGACCATGGATATTGATGATGACACGTCTCCCAACAAGCCCAGTGTTACATTTTCAG CTAATTTTCAGTGGTGGAAGAGACCCTCTGGAATTGCTGCAGTGTGTCTggggctgctgtgtgttctcctattggctgggatcataggcctgtctgtctact ATGGAGTCATTGATCATCACTACTCAACAGAGGGAGACCAACAGACCAGTTACAGCCTTCTGACTAAAGAAGGAGATCTGCAACCAACCAGTTATAATAACTTGACAAAAGAGGGAGCCGAGCTACAGAGCAGTTACAACACCTTAACTCAAGAGAGAGAcgagctacagaccagttacaacaccctgactaaagagagagacgagctacagaccagttataacaccctgactgaagagagagaccagctacagaacaGTCTCACCACAAGGACTGCTGAAAGGGAGAAATTACAGAATAGTCTTAACTCAAGGACCGCTGAGAGAGACCAGTTGCAGAATAGTCTAAATACCAGAACCactgagagagaccagctacagaataGTCTCACAACCAAAACTAAGGAGAAAGACCAGTTGCAGAATACTCTCACCACAATAACTCGGGAGAGAGACCAGTTGCAGAATAATCTAAATACCACGACCactgagagagaccagctacagaataGTCTAAATACCAGAACCactgagagagaccagctacagaccagttacaacaccctgactaaaaagagagaccagttacagaaTAGTCTTAACTCAAGGACCGCTGAGAGAGACCAGTTGCAGAATAGTCTAAATACCAGAACCactgagagagaccagctacagaccagttacaacaccctgactaaaaagagagaccagttacagaaTAGTCTCACAACAAAAACTAAGGAGAAAGACCAGTTGCAGAATACTCTCACCACAATAACTcgggagagagaccagctacagaataGTCTCACCACGAGGACCAAAGACAGGGACCAGCAGCAAAATAGTCTTAAAGTTATGACTGCTGATAGGGATCAATTGAAGAATAGTCTTAACTCACGgaccaaagagagagaccagttgcAGAATAATCTAAATACTAGGACCACAGAGAAAAACCAGCTACAGAATAGTCTCACAACCAAAACTAAGGAGAAAGACCAGTTGCAGAATACTCTCACCACAATAACTCGGGAGAGAGACCAGTTGCAGAATAATCTAAATACCACGACCACTGAGAGAGACCAGTTTAAAACCAGGCTTAGGTTCTATGGTGAGTGCAGTCTTTCATTTTCTTATTTTAGAAGAATAATTTTACTTCATACTTTTACATGCCTGCAGTTCTGTTGTGTTTATCTCAGAGAAACCCTGTCTGGATGGATGGTGGAAGTTTGGCACCAGCTGTTATTATGTCTCCTCCACGATGGACTCATCTGGGGCCGGTCAGAAGGAGTGCAGAACAATGGGAGGAGAGTTGGTTATTATAAACAGCAGAGAAGAACAG ATATTTATCCATGGATTTAA